The following coding sequences are from one Culex quinquefasciatus strain JHB chromosome 1, VPISU_Cqui_1.0_pri_paternal, whole genome shotgun sequence window:
- the LOC6034762 gene encoding protein unc-13 homolog 4B isoform X3 has protein sequence MDEEAMWKGMYEKIQEQKNQPASEHQSIIQDLDGGFFEKFGSILRQKSINHDESIAGRLEPFPEEEGVESAYAAAHEAMIAEPADDSGNETLPDSDSEEQQEKQNEFIGDAFGWNIEELYEEILFEIINNIGLDEELTEDSLIHYVQDAFKIANEKHEDIIRVARNKEPPEICLNVEVIEAKELEPKDSNGLSDPFVTMYIASNPTHRYNTSVKSATLDPVWEEHFSLPIDENANDANLIVEVWDFDPAETVKEKMNKVFDVKGVRGLRKLMKEIAVTASTGKHDNELIGRASIPLKSIPASGLLMWYNLDKKNKLKRQGTIRIRLNFSSQKNNQVAAQEHRHLLRILLLHELESSKVAQYWWSGKFTIQGEAVLTQHSAQSSLSTTAVAFIQWSVYTAIHLDHPLAFNLFDSLLDKLVRPIQTRSVSDEELKMFWEATRKLLPSCFAVIRKIRKKTAGDKMAIKMLTDVLQILSKISMLEPPEGTDLFPTSQYSWIRRSNEGESGWDIREALASAVVSGAENWFNSIKEGQFIQSGLDEDRLQNLIKIIQLVRSDIQRSIEYYDKFFQEIVHFQYTKELYITYELKLAEVIKPCVEDICRGLRRIAIPESNNAVIKEYEDINMGTTLFELYLVLKRFSTLGPALSPGESNFAIDEYHRWFTTGVTHWLDISVYKALMRIHRAIELDKLQPVDETVKYSSSAVDTLAIFYQIKIFWQQLAWPDVEGAYIFVAKIVDDICRCCVFYADRMSARVENLGVVENVYERKFQVTQEWCLAINNIDYIRQSLKPFASELGVDDIIAKMGDIQSPIEADRCAETLRAVLENAIDTERNKILDLVEKLAKKMAPAMRRFLVEGAELLQQDSNSMERLMMYMEESLSMLNSELNESNFERVLDAIWGELTTILYELIQSNLDKRRPPAFFANLRDTLHVMMASFKSKQNLESENASDKETLDHIERLLQLHGYETTDLIHQYYLDRLKEQDMHEGDGFGILTVQCFFRENVLELEIMNARNLKPMDTNGSCDSFVRVHFMPEERFVGIAKPRTKERSKTLFPLYDEKFVITFTPDQRNVKDAIILFSVKDKDLFGMSNQYLAECYLSFNDIADITGESGKIEQKHLILTRPYRLDTDCVRALEYRQGDKQAKDFLKKLRQKMGQ, from the exons AATCCAAGACCTGGACGGTGGTTTCTTCGAGAAGTTTGGCTCAATCTTACGTCAAAAGTCAATCAACCATGACGAGAGCATCGCGGGCCGGTTGGAACCGTTTCCGGAGGAGGAGGGCGTCGAGAGTGCGTACGCTGCGGCGCACGAAGCGATGATCGCCGAGCCGGCCGACGACAGCGGAAACGAAACGCTGCCCGACAGCGATTCCGAGGAGCAGCAGGAAAAGCAGAACGAGTTCATCGGGGATGCCTTTGGGTGGAAT ATTGAGGAGCTGTACGAGGAGATCCTGTTTGAAATCATCAACAACATTGGACTGGATGAGGAGTTGACGGAGGATAGTCTGATACATTACGTACAggatgcatttaaaattgccaACGAAAAGCATGAAGACATCATTCGAGTGGCGCGTAACAAGGAGCCGCCGGAGATTTGTCTCAACGTGGAGGTTATCGAGGCCAAGGAGCTTGAGCCGAAAGATTCCAACGGTCTGTCCGATCCCTTCGTCACAATGTACATCGCGTCCAATCCAACCCATCGCTACAACACCTCGGTCAAATCGGCCACGCTGGATCCCGTGTGGGAAGAGCATTTTTCGCT GCCAATCGACGAGAATGCGAATGATGCCAACCTCATCGTGGAGGTGTGGGACTTTGACCCGGCCGAAACGGTCAAGGAGAAGATGAATAAGGTGTTTGACGTGAAGGGCGTCCGGGGCCTGCGAAAGCTGATGAAGGAGATCGCCGTAACGGCGTCAACCGGGAAGCACGACAACGAGCTCATCGGACGCGCCAGCATACCGCTAAAG TCGATTCCGGCATCCGGTTTGCTGATGTGGTACAATCTGGACAAGAAAAACAAACTGAAACGCCAGGGAACGATAAGAATAAGACTGAATTTTAGCTCGCAAAAGAACAATCAGGTAGCCGCCCAGGAACATCGCCACTTGCTGCGGATACTGCTCCTGCACGAGCTGGAGTCGTCCAAGGTGGCCCAGTACTGGTGGTCGGGTAAATTCACCATCCAGGGCGAAGCTGTACTGACGCAGCACTCAGCGCAAAGTAGCCTGTCAACTACCGCCGTAGCCTTCATCCAATGGTCCGTGTACACCGCAATCCACCTCGATCACCCTCTAGCTTTCAACCTGTTTGATTCGCTACTCGATAAACTAGTTCGCCCGATCCAAACCCGGTCGGTTTCCGACGAGGAGCTGAAAATGTTTTGGGAAGCCACGCGGAAGCTTCTTCCGTCCTGCTTCGCGGTTATCCGAAAGATTCGCAAGAAGACTGCCGGCGACAAGATGGCCATCAAGATGCTAACGGATGTGTTGCAAATTCTTTCCAAGATTTCAATGCTGGAACCTCCCGAGGGAACTGATTTGTTTCCCACCAGTCAGTACAGCTGGATCAGACGATCCAACGAAGGCGAATCCGGTTGGGATATTCGCGAAGCGCTGGCCAGTGCGGTGGTTTCCGGTGCAGAGAATTGGTTCAACAGCATCAAAGAGGGACAGTTTATCCAGTCAGGATTGGACGAAGATCGGCTGCAGAACTTGATCAAAATCATCCAACTGGTACGATCGGACATCCAACGGTCGATCGAGTACTATGATAAGTTCTTCCAAGA AATTGTCCACTTCCAATATACCAAAGAGTTGTACATCACTTACGAGCTCAAGCTAGCCGAGGTGATCAAGCCGTGCGTGGAGGACATCTGCCGTGGCCTGCGGCGTATCGCCATCCCCGAATCAAACAATGCCGTCATTAAAGAGTACGAAGACATCAACATGGGAACAACCCTTTTCGAGCTGTATCTGGTGCTGAAACGATTCTCCACCCTGGGGCCAGCGCTCAGTCCGGGCGAGTCTAACTTTGCGATTGACGAGTACCATCGGTGGTTCACCACGGGCGTCACGCACTGGTTGGACATTTCCGTGTACAAGGCGTTGATGAGAATTCACCGGGCGATCGAGCTGGACAAACTGCAGCCGGTGGACGAAACGGTCAAGTACTCCTCGTCGGCCGTCGACACGTTGGCCATTTTCTACCAGATCAAGATATTCTGGCAGCAGTTGGCGTGGCCCGACGTTGAGGGCGCGTACATCTTTGTGGCGAAGATTGTTGAT GACATTTGCCGGTGCTGCGTGTTCTACGCCGATCGTATGTCGGCCAGGGTTGAGAACTTGGGCGTCGTTGAAAACGTTTACGAGCGAAAGTTCCAAGTGACCCAGGAATGGTGCCTGGCCATCAATAACATCGATTACATTCGCCAGAGTTTGAAACCGTTCGCATCCGAGTTGGGCGTTGATGATATCATCGCCAAAATGGGGGACATCCAAAGCCCGATAGAAGCGGACCGTTGTGCCGAAACGTTGCGCGCTGTTCTAGAGAACGCGATCGATACGGAGCGCAACAAGATTTTGGACTTGGTGGAAAAGTTGGCAAAGAAGATGGCTCCGGCCATGAGGCGTTTCTTGGTCGAGGGTGCCGAACTGTTGCAACAGGACTCCAACTCAATGGAAAGGCTGATGATGTATATGGAAGAGTCGCTGTCTATGCTGAACAGCGAGCTGAACGAGAGCAACTTTGAACGCGTGCTGGACGCAATCTGGGGCGAGTTGACCACCATCTTGTACGAATTGATCCAGAGTAATCTCGAT aaaagacGTCCTCCGGCATTCTTTGCCAATTTGCGCGACACACTGCACGTCATGATGGCGAGCTTCAAGAGCAAGCAAAACCTTGAGTCGGAAAACGCCTCGGACAAGGAAACGTTGGACCACATCGAACGGCTGCTTCAGCTGCACGGCTACGAGACGACCGATCTCATTCATCAGTATTATCTGGATCGGCTGAAGGAGCAGGACATGCACGAAGGTGACGGCTTTGGTATTCTAACGGTTCAGTGCTTTTTCCGGGAGAACGTACTCGAGCTGGAGATCATGAACGCACGCAATCTGAAACCGATGGACACGAACGGGTCATGCGATTCGTTCGTGCGGGTGCATTTCATGCCGGAAGAACGGTTCGTTGGAATTGCCAAACCACGCACCAAGGAACGCTCGAAAACGCTCTTTCCGCTGTATGACGAAAAGTTTGTCAT AACATTCACCCCTGATCAGCGCAATGTGAAGGACGCAATCATACTGTTCAGCGTCAAAGACAAGGATCTGTTTGGAATGTCCAATCAGTACTTGGCTGAGTGTTACTTAAGTTTTAACGATATTGCCGACATCACCGGCGAGAGTGGCAAAATCGAGCAGAAGCATTTGATACTTACCCGTCCATATCGCCTTG ATACTGACTGTGTTCGAGCGTTGGAGTACCGCCAGGGCGATAAACAGGCGAAAGATTTCCTCAAGAAACTGCGACAGAAAATGGGACAGTGA
- the LOC6034762 gene encoding protein unc-13 homolog 4B isoform X4, which yields MSTYSLPRLLGGGGLSGNHKFNMKFGTLRLTKSFRSDKRSKSVARVENVYASQKREHDHRPNDLYNMLPIPVVSRRGTLVRNQFRGVRREVMDQQASMVVHSMTIEELYEEILFEIINNIGLDEELTEDSLIHYVQDAFKIANEKHEDIIRVARNKEPPEICLNVEVIEAKELEPKDSNGLSDPFVTMYIASNPTHRYNTSVKSATLDPVWEEHFSLPIDENANDANLIVEVWDFDPAETVKEKMNKVFDVKGVRGLRKLMKEIAVTASTGKHDNELIGRASIPLKSIPASGLLMWYNLDKKNKLKRQGTIRIRLNFSSQKNNQVAAQEHRHLLRILLLHELESSKVAQYWWSGKFTIQGEAVLTQHSAQSSLSTTAVAFIQWSVYTAIHLDHPLAFNLFDSLLDKLVRPIQTRSVSDEELKMFWEATRKLLPSCFAVIRKIRKKTAGDKMAIKMLTDVLQILSKISMLEPPEGTDLFPTSQYSWIRRSNEGESGWDIREALASAVVSGAENWFNSIKEGQFIQSGLDEDRLQNLIKIIQLVRSDIQRSIEYYDKFFQEIVHFQYTKELYITYELKLAEVIKPCVEDICRGLRRIAIPESNNAVIKEYEDINMGTTLFELYLVLKRFSTLGPALSPGESNFAIDEYHRWFTTGVTHWLDISVYKALMRIHRAIELDKLQPVDETVKYSSSAVDTLAIFYQIKIFWQQLAWPDVEGAYIFVAKIVDDICRCCVFYADRMSARVENLGVVENVYERKFQVTQEWCLAINNIDYIRQSLKPFASELGVDDIIAKMGDIQSPIEADRCAETLRAVLENAIDTERNKILDLVEKLAKKMAPAMRRFLVEGAELLQQDSNSMERLMMYMEESLSMLNSELNESNFERVLDAIWGELTTILYELIQSNLDKRRPPAFFANLRDTLHVMMASFKSKQNLESENASDKETLDHIERLLQLHGYETTDLIHQYYLDRLKEQDMHEGDGFGILTVQCFFRENVLELEIMNARNLKPMDTNGSCDSFVRVHFMPEERFVGIAKPRTKERSKTLFPLYDEKFVITFTPDQRNVKDAIILFSVKDKDLFGMSNQYLAECYLSFNDIADITGESGKIEQKHLILTRPYRLDTDCVRALEYRQGDKQAKDFLKKLRQKMGQ from the exons ATGAGTACGTACTCCCTGCCGCGGCTCCTCGGCGGAGGTGGTCTCAGTGGAAACCACAAGTTTAACATGAAGTTTGGCACGCTCCGACTGACGAAATCGTTCCGTTCCGACAAACGGTCCAAGTCGGTAGCGCGAGTCGAGAACGTGTACGCGTCCCAAAAGAGGGAACATGACCACCGGCCGAACGATCTGTACAATATGCTGCCGATTCCGGTCGTGAGTCGACGCGGTACCCTCGTCCGGAATCAGTTCCGGGGGGTGCGCAGGGAGGTCATGGACCAGCAGGCCAGCATGGTGGTGCACTCGATGACT ATTGAGGAGCTGTACGAGGAGATCCTGTTTGAAATCATCAACAACATTGGACTGGATGAGGAGTTGACGGAGGATAGTCTGATACATTACGTACAggatgcatttaaaattgccaACGAAAAGCATGAAGACATCATTCGAGTGGCGCGTAACAAGGAGCCGCCGGAGATTTGTCTCAACGTGGAGGTTATCGAGGCCAAGGAGCTTGAGCCGAAAGATTCCAACGGTCTGTCCGATCCCTTCGTCACAATGTACATCGCGTCCAATCCAACCCATCGCTACAACACCTCGGTCAAATCGGCCACGCTGGATCCCGTGTGGGAAGAGCATTTTTCGCT GCCAATCGACGAGAATGCGAATGATGCCAACCTCATCGTGGAGGTGTGGGACTTTGACCCGGCCGAAACGGTCAAGGAGAAGATGAATAAGGTGTTTGACGTGAAGGGCGTCCGGGGCCTGCGAAAGCTGATGAAGGAGATCGCCGTAACGGCGTCAACCGGGAAGCACGACAACGAGCTCATCGGACGCGCCAGCATACCGCTAAAG TCGATTCCGGCATCCGGTTTGCTGATGTGGTACAATCTGGACAAGAAAAACAAACTGAAACGCCAGGGAACGATAAGAATAAGACTGAATTTTAGCTCGCAAAAGAACAATCAGGTAGCCGCCCAGGAACATCGCCACTTGCTGCGGATACTGCTCCTGCACGAGCTGGAGTCGTCCAAGGTGGCCCAGTACTGGTGGTCGGGTAAATTCACCATCCAGGGCGAAGCTGTACTGACGCAGCACTCAGCGCAAAGTAGCCTGTCAACTACCGCCGTAGCCTTCATCCAATGGTCCGTGTACACCGCAATCCACCTCGATCACCCTCTAGCTTTCAACCTGTTTGATTCGCTACTCGATAAACTAGTTCGCCCGATCCAAACCCGGTCGGTTTCCGACGAGGAGCTGAAAATGTTTTGGGAAGCCACGCGGAAGCTTCTTCCGTCCTGCTTCGCGGTTATCCGAAAGATTCGCAAGAAGACTGCCGGCGACAAGATGGCCATCAAGATGCTAACGGATGTGTTGCAAATTCTTTCCAAGATTTCAATGCTGGAACCTCCCGAGGGAACTGATTTGTTTCCCACCAGTCAGTACAGCTGGATCAGACGATCCAACGAAGGCGAATCCGGTTGGGATATTCGCGAAGCGCTGGCCAGTGCGGTGGTTTCCGGTGCAGAGAATTGGTTCAACAGCATCAAAGAGGGACAGTTTATCCAGTCAGGATTGGACGAAGATCGGCTGCAGAACTTGATCAAAATCATCCAACTGGTACGATCGGACATCCAACGGTCGATCGAGTACTATGATAAGTTCTTCCAAGA AATTGTCCACTTCCAATATACCAAAGAGTTGTACATCACTTACGAGCTCAAGCTAGCCGAGGTGATCAAGCCGTGCGTGGAGGACATCTGCCGTGGCCTGCGGCGTATCGCCATCCCCGAATCAAACAATGCCGTCATTAAAGAGTACGAAGACATCAACATGGGAACAACCCTTTTCGAGCTGTATCTGGTGCTGAAACGATTCTCCACCCTGGGGCCAGCGCTCAGTCCGGGCGAGTCTAACTTTGCGATTGACGAGTACCATCGGTGGTTCACCACGGGCGTCACGCACTGGTTGGACATTTCCGTGTACAAGGCGTTGATGAGAATTCACCGGGCGATCGAGCTGGACAAACTGCAGCCGGTGGACGAAACGGTCAAGTACTCCTCGTCGGCCGTCGACACGTTGGCCATTTTCTACCAGATCAAGATATTCTGGCAGCAGTTGGCGTGGCCCGACGTTGAGGGCGCGTACATCTTTGTGGCGAAGATTGTTGAT GACATTTGCCGGTGCTGCGTGTTCTACGCCGATCGTATGTCGGCCAGGGTTGAGAACTTGGGCGTCGTTGAAAACGTTTACGAGCGAAAGTTCCAAGTGACCCAGGAATGGTGCCTGGCCATCAATAACATCGATTACATTCGCCAGAGTTTGAAACCGTTCGCATCCGAGTTGGGCGTTGATGATATCATCGCCAAAATGGGGGACATCCAAAGCCCGATAGAAGCGGACCGTTGTGCCGAAACGTTGCGCGCTGTTCTAGAGAACGCGATCGATACGGAGCGCAACAAGATTTTGGACTTGGTGGAAAAGTTGGCAAAGAAGATGGCTCCGGCCATGAGGCGTTTCTTGGTCGAGGGTGCCGAACTGTTGCAACAGGACTCCAACTCAATGGAAAGGCTGATGATGTATATGGAAGAGTCGCTGTCTATGCTGAACAGCGAGCTGAACGAGAGCAACTTTGAACGCGTGCTGGACGCAATCTGGGGCGAGTTGACCACCATCTTGTACGAATTGATCCAGAGTAATCTCGAT aaaagacGTCCTCCGGCATTCTTTGCCAATTTGCGCGACACACTGCACGTCATGATGGCGAGCTTCAAGAGCAAGCAAAACCTTGAGTCGGAAAACGCCTCGGACAAGGAAACGTTGGACCACATCGAACGGCTGCTTCAGCTGCACGGCTACGAGACGACCGATCTCATTCATCAGTATTATCTGGATCGGCTGAAGGAGCAGGACATGCACGAAGGTGACGGCTTTGGTATTCTAACGGTTCAGTGCTTTTTCCGGGAGAACGTACTCGAGCTGGAGATCATGAACGCACGCAATCTGAAACCGATGGACACGAACGGGTCATGCGATTCGTTCGTGCGGGTGCATTTCATGCCGGAAGAACGGTTCGTTGGAATTGCCAAACCACGCACCAAGGAACGCTCGAAAACGCTCTTTCCGCTGTATGACGAAAAGTTTGTCAT AACATTCACCCCTGATCAGCGCAATGTGAAGGACGCAATCATACTGTTCAGCGTCAAAGACAAGGATCTGTTTGGAATGTCCAATCAGTACTTGGCTGAGTGTTACTTAAGTTTTAACGATATTGCCGACATCACCGGCGAGAGTGGCAAAATCGAGCAGAAGCATTTGATACTTACCCGTCCATATCGCCTTG ATACTGACTGTGTTCGAGCGTTGGAGTACCGCCAGGGCGATAAACAGGCGAAAGATTTCCTCAAGAAACTGCGACAGAAAATGGGACAGTGA
- the LOC6034761 gene encoding glutarate-semialdehyde dehydrogenase encodes MSMLLSRTILPLHRTVRSIQGQILRTMHLQQSQAFVNGRWVGARGGQTFDVTNPANERVIGTVPDMDVSDANEAIDAAYSAFYDKQWHNSTAKERAALLKKWFQLMEANRSEIAQIMTAESGKPIPESMGEITYGNSFVEWFAEEARRIYGEIVPAPQANRQIMLTKQPVGVAALITPWNFPHAMITRKAAAAIAAGCTVVIKPAEDTPLTALALTKLAEEAGFPKGVVNVVTSSRKNAASIGELLCKSDKVAAISFTGSTEVGKLLYRQCANGIKRIGLELGGNAPFIVFKSADLDKAVTGAMNSKFRNCGQTCISANRFLVQDGIHDEFIAKLTEKLKALKIGDGSQDGVQIGPLINHAQIKKVSHFVEDAQQKGAKIIYGGKPLTNHGSLFFEPTIVTHLRDDMLLYNEEVFGPVVSVIRFKTEEEALKIANGTQRGLAGYFYSNDLNQVFRVSRLLETGMIGVNEGLISTTEAAFGGIKESGIGREGSKYGIDEYVYIKYLCYGNLD; translated from the exons ATGTCAATGTTGCTATCGAGGACGATTCTTCCGTTGCACCGTACGGTGAGGAGTATCCAGGGACAGATTTTGCGGACCATGCATTTGCAGCAAAGCCAAGCCTTCGTCAATGGGCGCTGGGTGGGCGCCCGTGGTGGTCAAACCTTTGACGTGACCAATCCGGCCAATGAACGCGTGATTGGAACCGTCCCCGATATGGACGTAAGCGATGCTAATGAAGCAATTGACGCTGCCTACAGCGCGTTCTACGACAAACAGTGGCACAATAGTACGGCCAAGGAACGAGCTGCACTGCTGAAG AAATGGTTCCAGTTGATGGAGGCAAACCGCTCGGAAATCGCCCAAATAATGACGGCCGAGTCGGGCAAACCCATTCCGGAATCGATGGGCGAAATCACCTATGGAAACTCGTTCGTCGAGTGGTTTGCCGAGGAAGCGCGCCGCATCTACGGTGAGATTGTTCCCGCCCCGCAAGCCAACCGTCAAATTATGCTCACCAAGCAGCCGGTTGGAGTGGCGGCCCTCATCACCCCGTGGAACTTTCCTCATGCCATGATCACGCGAAAGGCGGCCGCAGCCATAGCTGCCGGATGTACGGTTGTGATCAAACCGGCCGAAGACACGCCGCTGACCGCACTAGCACTGACCAAGCTGGCCGAAGAGGCTGGTTTCCCGAAGGGAGTGGTCAATGTGGTAACTAGCAGCCGGAAGAATGCTGCCAGCATTGGAGAGCTGTTATGCAAGAGTGATAAGGTGGCGGCCATTTCTTTCACCGGTTCTACGGAAGTAGGCAAGCTGCTGTACAGGCAGTGCGCAAATGGGATCAAACGAATCGGGCTGGAATTAGGAGGAAATGCTCCATTTATTGTTTTCAAGTCTGCTGATTTGGACAAGGCCGTTACGGGAGCCATGAACTCCAAGTTCCGCAATTGTGGACAGACGTGCATTTCAGCAAACCGATTCCTAGTTCAAGACGGAATCCATGATGAATTCATCGCCAAACTTACTGAGAAGCTAAAAGCGCTAAAAATTGGCGATGGCAGCCAAGATGGTGTGCAAATTGGCCCCCTAATCAACCATGCTCAAATCAAAAAGGTTTCCCATTTCGTGGAAGATGCACAGCAGAAAGGAGCTAAAATCATTTACGGTGGCAAGCCACTTACTAACCACGGATCCTTATTCTTTGAGCCAACGATCGTGACCCACCTGCGAGATGACATGCTTCTCTACAATGAAGAAGTCTTTGGTCCGGTGGTTTCTGTCATCCGGTTCAAGACCGAAGAGGAAGCACTCAAGATTGCCAACGGAACGCAGCGTGGACTGGCAGGTTATTTCTACAGCAACGATTTGAACCAGGTCTTTCGGGTGTCAAGATTGCTGGAAACTGGCATGATTGGAGTCAATGAAGGACTAATTTCCACCACTGAAGCAGCTTTCGGCGGTATCAAAGAGTCGGGCATTGGGCGGGAGGGCTCAAAGTACGGCATCGACGAGTATGTCTACATCAAGTATCTGTGCTACGGAAATCTCGACTGA